A single genomic interval of Porphyromonas sp. oral taxon 275 harbors:
- a CDS encoding RagB/SusD family nutrient uptake outer membrane protein, whose translation MKRYILPALAISLLASSCTLDLTPENAITYSNAFSSEAELNTTTSTIHFYLDNCMDAFTPLTKIGLLADETQDDGQLREGNPRSIIEAAADWEYVYRMIFEANLLLDNIDKTQGLSEERYAYHAGQAHFALGFGYFMLSRAYGQAVVTDNAKDLKLYGLSTQQQVIDAGIAHALKAFELLPTYDKLRTASGSLASYKQYGSKGNSATLLAHLYAWKGSMAELYSDTSVDAAAAYRKSVEYASKVINGEVGAYSLVSTPEQLCQLLSDPSATNPEEIFSLVYDKSRGNESTSKNEVANLFATWPVNSTLTQGNLAQASFRLKKTTIEKLYPDAGDARRTAFFYEFDTDHEVSGVNYAVPYKFRSAVYTVDQSSDSGKSFLSINANYVYWRLADVYLLRAECSAKLGDNTSAIADLNKIRSRAGAASYPASGESDLKKAIFREREREFILENDSRYYDILRNGYHKTELKGKFPTLTTADIAGGALNLPIPSSAQRDKDGKVINGLILQRPYWFRYM comes from the coding sequence ATGAAACGCTATATCCTACCCGCTCTAGCGATCAGTCTGCTGGCCTCCTCCTGCACGCTAGACCTGACGCCCGAGAATGCCATCACCTACAGCAACGCATTCTCCTCTGAGGCTGAGCTCAACACCACGACGAGCACCATACACTTCTACCTCGATAACTGCATGGATGCCTTCACGCCCCTGACGAAGATCGGCCTCCTCGCCGACGAGACGCAGGACGACGGGCAGCTCCGTGAGGGCAACCCCCGCAGCATCATCGAGGCAGCTGCCGACTGGGAGTACGTCTACCGTATGATCTTCGAGGCGAACCTCCTGCTGGACAACATCGACAAGACCCAGGGCCTCTCCGAGGAGCGCTATGCCTACCATGCGGGGCAGGCGCACTTCGCCCTTGGCTTCGGCTACTTCATGCTCTCTCGCGCCTATGGTCAGGCCGTCGTCACCGACAATGCCAAGGACCTGAAGCTCTATGGGCTATCCACCCAGCAGCAGGTCATCGATGCGGGGATCGCGCATGCCCTCAAGGCCTTCGAGCTGCTGCCTACCTACGACAAGCTCCGCACGGCCTCGGGGAGCCTGGCCAGCTACAAGCAGTACGGCAGCAAGGGGAATAGCGCGACGCTCCTTGCCCACCTCTACGCCTGGAAGGGAAGCATGGCCGAGCTCTACTCCGATACCTCCGTAGATGCAGCAGCAGCCTACCGCAAGAGCGTCGAGTATGCCAGCAAGGTCATCAACGGCGAGGTCGGTGCCTACAGCCTCGTCTCCACGCCCGAGCAGCTCTGCCAGCTCCTCTCGGATCCCAGTGCGACGAACCCCGAGGAAATCTTCTCCCTCGTCTATGACAAGAGCCGAGGCAATGAGTCGACCTCCAAGAACGAGGTGGCCAATCTCTTCGCTACCTGGCCTGTCAATAGCACGCTGACGCAGGGGAACCTAGCACAGGCCTCCTTCCGTCTCAAGAAGACGACCATCGAGAAGCTCTACCCAGATGCGGGTGATGCACGTCGTACGGCCTTCTTCTATGAGTTCGACACCGACCACGAGGTCTCGGGGGTGAACTATGCCGTACCCTACAAGTTCCGCTCCGCGGTCTACACCGTCGACCAGAGCTCGGACTCGGGCAAGAGCTTCCTCAGCATCAATGCCAACTATGTCTACTGGCGTCTGGCAGACGTCTATCTGCTGCGTGCCGAGTGCTCCGCCAAGCTCGGCGACAATACGAGCGCTATAGCTGACCTCAACAAGATCCGCTCCCGCGCTGGTGCCGCTAGCTACCCCGCCTCTGGGGAGAGTGACCTGAAGAAGGCCATCTTCCGCGAACGTGAGCGTGAGTTCATCCTCGAGAACGATAGCCGCTACTACGACATCCTGCGCAACGGCTACCACAAGACCGAGCTCAAGGGTAAGTTCCCCACGCTCACCACGGCGGACATCGCTGGCGGTGCGCTCAACCTACCCATTCCCTCGAGTGCCCAGCGTGACAAGGATGGCAAGGTCATCAACGGCCTCATCCTGCAGCGTCCCTACTGGTTCCGCTACATGTAG
- a CDS encoding SusC/RagA family TonB-linked outer membrane protein — translation MRQPLHSTRRRLALGLCLCTLGLSTPTESWSQSPTPTVSISFKDKEIASILDFIAKSSGYKIDYEPELRTAGYKATVSFDEVSPEKAVEGLLKGTPFVFAVDGKTIRIFRPQQQASAKGQLTGVVKDARGEAVIRANVRIKGTKLGAQTDIEGRFTIHTDKTSGELQVSCVGYYDGSASFSAGQPVTIVLKENVKALDGVTVIAYGRRNTRELVGAVSSIKADQLKDAPAPSIQSLLQGQMSGLSVTNQSGSPGGGGARINIRGISSLNDQGINDGSPLFVVDGVPLSKVSAETTGGINALAGIDPSTIESVEVLKDAASASLYGSRSGNGVVLITTKKGKSGKAEFGLNFSQSISFLPATPLQMRGHGERLVHNLLARHQRIGHNDYTTNRYTLPRSYGQSYGWEPTLDGAYDYFWGNGNVLAKDNQPPASAQDSLNSFYNNDTNWWKYIFQLGRVSSGDLYASGGNDNVRYLVSAGLYDERGIQINSGFKRLSFLSNLDLRLTPKVNAFTRLNLAYNKQDAISGSNIQGLDVDPKETPSVYPGRGSIAEQLTLQKIRDVRARNGMFNARLSVGLDYAPISGLKFATSASGDAYFSNNHVFRPSYLNNNNLSSVEASRSMVAMLQWENILSYRFNLRDRHNFDVMAGVTTTYDLMENIKGKAAGGPTNKIYEIGDGWPQARSVEGRDEYLQRVTTDRQEQIMLSYLGRVAYNFDKRYMLEASLRYDGSSVFGRDVRWAAFPSLGAAWAFSKEPFMKDFWFLSFGKLRASWGKSGQKFQEAYLAHGLMEESNSFLGQPGLQPSAMANSHLTWEKSDQYDLGLDLDLLNYRFKVKLDYYYKHSYDLLMQVPTPGNFFISKTTWTNASAISNEGLELDLSADVMRRKDFSWTLRFNIARNWNRFLASYDGKDLGDKVLGRPIYGIYTYKDEGLVQRESDIPYYYDQTGQRVPLSFGSLAYPLRVGARKIKDQNGDGYINSEDLYYAGSAIPKAYGGITNTFTYKRLALNVLLTYTLDQRMMNMVKNGAFLFNKKFGVVMNDFSRASFWQKPGDETQYPSLEFSDDGYTGQFDGDIDSNIERVSYLRLKQLSLSYTLPESWTKRLRLKDLRIYFAGENLFLLTNYSGLDPEIVDPATGKDTGRMYPLNRKLTLGLNLKF, via the coding sequence ATGCGACAACCATTACATAGTACACGTCGGCGCCTAGCCCTTGGGCTGTGCCTCTGTACGCTCGGCCTCTCCACACCGACGGAGAGCTGGAGCCAGAGCCCCACGCCGACCGTCTCGATCTCCTTCAAGGACAAGGAGATCGCCTCTATCCTAGACTTCATCGCCAAGAGCTCAGGCTACAAGATCGACTATGAGCCCGAGCTCCGCACAGCGGGCTACAAGGCCACGGTCTCCTTCGATGAGGTGAGCCCAGAGAAGGCCGTCGAAGGTCTGCTCAAGGGCACGCCCTTCGTCTTCGCCGTAGACGGCAAGACCATCCGCATCTTCCGTCCCCAGCAGCAGGCCAGTGCTAAGGGGCAGCTCACGGGTGTCGTCAAGGACGCTCGAGGCGAGGCTGTCATCCGTGCCAACGTCCGCATCAAGGGTACGAAGCTCGGTGCCCAGACTGACATCGAGGGGCGCTTCACCATCCACACGGACAAGACCTCTGGTGAGCTCCAGGTGAGCTGTGTCGGCTACTACGACGGCAGCGCCTCCTTCTCCGCGGGCCAGCCCGTGACCATCGTCCTCAAGGAGAATGTCAAGGCGCTCGACGGTGTCACAGTCATCGCCTACGGCCGACGCAATACGCGTGAGCTCGTCGGGGCGGTCAGCTCGATCAAGGCCGACCAGCTCAAGGACGCCCCCGCCCCCAGCATCCAGTCCCTCCTACAGGGGCAGATGTCTGGTCTCTCTGTGACGAACCAGTCCGGCTCACCTGGTGGGGGCGGTGCGCGCATCAACATCCGAGGGATCAGTTCGCTCAATGATCAGGGGATCAACGATGGCTCGCCCCTCTTCGTCGTCGACGGGGTGCCCCTCTCGAAGGTCTCGGCCGAGACTACGGGCGGGATCAACGCGCTGGCTGGGATCGACCCCTCGACCATCGAGTCGGTGGAGGTGCTCAAGGACGCTGCCTCCGCCTCGCTCTATGGCTCGCGCTCGGGCAATGGGGTCGTGCTGATCACGACCAAGAAGGGGAAGTCAGGCAAGGCAGAGTTCGGGCTGAACTTCTCCCAGTCCATCTCCTTCCTCCCCGCCACGCCGCTGCAGATGCGCGGCCACGGAGAGCGCCTCGTGCACAACCTCCTGGCGCGCCACCAGCGTATCGGGCACAACGACTACACCACCAACCGCTACACCCTGCCCCGCAGCTACGGCCAGTCCTATGGCTGGGAGCCTACGCTGGACGGCGCCTACGACTACTTCTGGGGTAATGGGAATGTGCTAGCGAAGGACAACCAGCCCCCCGCCTCGGCGCAGGACTCGCTGAATAGCTTCTACAACAATGACACGAACTGGTGGAAGTACATCTTCCAGCTCGGCCGTGTCAGCTCGGGGGATCTCTACGCCTCGGGCGGGAACGACAACGTACGCTATCTCGTCAGCGCTGGGCTCTACGATGAGCGCGGGATCCAGATCAACTCAGGCTTTAAGCGTCTGAGCTTCCTCTCCAACCTCGACCTACGCCTCACGCCGAAGGTCAACGCCTTCACGCGCCTCAACCTCGCCTACAACAAGCAGGACGCCATCAGCGGATCCAACATCCAGGGCCTGGACGTCGACCCCAAGGAGACGCCCTCGGTCTACCCTGGCCGCGGCTCGATCGCCGAGCAGCTCACGCTGCAGAAGATCCGCGATGTGCGGGCCCGCAACGGGATGTTCAACGCCCGTCTCTCCGTCGGGCTCGACTACGCGCCCATCTCGGGGCTGAAGTTCGCAACCTCGGCCTCAGGGGACGCCTACTTCTCCAACAACCACGTCTTCCGCCCCTCCTACCTCAATAATAATAACCTCTCCTCCGTGGAGGCCTCGCGCTCGATGGTCGCCATGCTGCAGTGGGAGAACATCCTCTCCTATCGCTTCAACCTCCGCGACCGCCACAACTTCGACGTCATGGCTGGGGTCACCACGACCTACGACCTGATGGAGAACATCAAGGGCAAGGCTGCAGGGGGCCCGACCAATAAGATCTACGAGATCGGTGACGGCTGGCCCCAGGCACGTTCGGTAGAGGGACGCGACGAGTACCTCCAGCGTGTGACAACCGACCGCCAGGAGCAGATCATGCTCAGCTACCTGGGACGCGTCGCCTACAACTTCGACAAGCGCTACATGCTCGAGGCCTCGCTCCGCTACGACGGCTCCTCCGTCTTCGGCCGCGATGTACGCTGGGCGGCCTTCCCCTCGCTGGGTGCTGCCTGGGCCTTCTCCAAGGAGCCCTTCATGAAGGACTTCTGGTTCCTCAGCTTCGGGAAGCTCCGTGCCTCTTGGGGTAAGAGCGGGCAGAAGTTCCAGGAGGCCTACCTCGCCCACGGGCTGATGGAGGAGTCCAACTCCTTCCTCGGCCAGCCCGGGCTCCAGCCCAGCGCCATGGCCAATAGCCACCTGACCTGGGAAAAGAGCGACCAGTACGACCTCGGGCTCGACCTAGACCTGCTCAACTACCGCTTCAAGGTCAAGCTCGACTACTACTACAAGCACTCCTACGACCTACTGATGCAGGTGCCCACCCCAGGGAACTTCTTCATCTCGAAGACCACCTGGACCAATGCCTCCGCCATCTCCAACGAAGGTCTGGAGCTCGACCTCTCGGCCGACGTGATGCGCCGCAAGGACTTCAGCTGGACGCTGCGCTTCAACATCGCACGCAACTGGAACCGCTTCCTCGCCTCCTACGACGGCAAGGACCTCGGGGACAAGGTGCTCGGTCGTCCTATCTATGGGATCTACACCTACAAGGACGAGGGCCTCGTACAGCGTGAGTCCGACATCCCCTACTACTACGACCAGACGGGTCAGCGCGTACCCCTCTCCTTCGGCTCGCTGGCCTATCCGCTGCGTGTCGGTGCCCGCAAGATCAAGGACCAGAACGGCGATGGCTACATCAACAGCGAGGACCTCTACTACGCGGGCAGCGCCATCCCCAAGGCCTACGGGGGGATCACCAACACCTTTACCTACAAGCGCCTTGCGCTGAACGTCCTGCTGACCTACACGCTCGACCAGCGCATGATGAACATGGTGAAGAATGGCGCCTTCCTATTCAACAAGAAGTTCGGCGTCGTGATGAACGACTTCTCCCGCGCCTCCTTCTGGCAGAAGCCTGGGGATGAGACGCAGTACCCCTCGCTGGAGTTCTCCGATGACGGCTACACGGGGCAGTTCGATGGCGACATCGACAGCAACATCGAGCGCGTGAGCTACCTGCGCCTCAAGCAGCTGAGCCTCTCCTACACACTCCCCGAGAGCTGGACGAAGCGCCTTCGCCTCAAGGACCTGCGTATCTACTTCGCAGGTGAGAACCTCTTCCTCCTGACGAACTACTCTGGGCTCGACCCCGAGATCGTCGACCCGGCTACGGGTAAGGATACGGGGCGCATGTATCCCCTCAATCGTAAGCTGACCCTTGGTCTCAATCTGAAGTTCTGA
- a CDS encoding fasciclin, which translates to MRTIKHPLYLLALLLLTICSSCTKYDFVETGKAKAYHDTTMWEYFQTDSYNWSYLVYMTKRAGLEDLFQGKSTQYGPDITFLGMTNHSIRRYLYRTYGIKTDGSESPEDAVDPSKLTEEETMKLIDRMSVATCRSLILDCVIPKEKILLEDFPAGRRAADGSAVGTGGKTYTMASGKQLWLYTFRDTYAGVAGAGANRLHVVSPTTSISRDIASHNIQTRTGVVHSLQYDFTPTDF; encoded by the coding sequence ATGCGTACGATCAAGCATCCTCTCTACCTACTCGCCCTACTCTTGCTCACGATATGCTCTTCCTGCACTAAGTATGACTTCGTCGAGACGGGCAAGGCTAAGGCCTACCACGACACGACGATGTGGGAGTACTTCCAGACCGATAGCTACAACTGGAGCTACCTAGTCTATATGACCAAGCGTGCCGGCCTGGAGGATCTCTTCCAGGGCAAGAGCACCCAGTACGGGCCTGATATCACCTTCCTCGGGATGACCAATCACAGCATCCGCCGCTACCTCTACCGCACCTACGGCATCAAGACCGATGGCTCCGAGTCGCCTGAGGACGCCGTCGATCCCAGCAAGCTCACAGAGGAGGAGACGATGAAGCTCATCGACCGTATGAGTGTCGCCACCTGCCGTAGCCTCATCCTCGACTGCGTCATCCCCAAGGAGAAGATCCTCCTGGAGGACTTCCCCGCTGGCCGTAGAGCAGCCGATGGGAGCGCCGTCGGCACGGGGGGGAAGACCTATACGATGGCCTCGGGCAAGCAGCTATGGCTCTATACCTTCCGCGACACCTATGCAGGTGTGGCGGGCGCTGGGGCCAACCGCCTGCACGTCGTCTCACCCACGACGAGCATCTCCCGCGATATCGCCTCGCACAATATCCAGACGCGTACCGGCGTGGTGCATTCCCTCCAGTACGACTTCACGCCTACGGACTTCTAA
- a CDS encoding pitrilysin family protein: MTIKTPQATRLAKRILIAAAVGGLSFASLAAQVSTLRTGRLPNGLTYYISRDAGASQGTAHFFLLQNVGAILEGEQQNGLAHYLEHMAFEATEHFPGGVMNFLRARGLYSFDARTGTDDTRYSILDVPTAERGLTDSVLLILKDWCNGISITEKDTEKQRGIIIEEWRQRGGIDKRLSDSIAGVIYNGSQYARRNVIGSLDVLKTFKYRDIQAFYKTWYRPDLQCVIIVGDIDPAAYEQQVQKLFSSLPAARKAKERPAFTIADNEQPLYYRFIDKENRFHSYGLYQRVATPTNRSTAEATKDYLLGQLFNTLAPQFFARLRNNGEEANIAVSVSYSPLVRGYAQFAWDFVPYSGQDEYAFAQILMSRAMIPYDFIIDEAFKAEKQKLYEGMKEVLSDDKGLGTPQNFIDIYRNNYLYGTPMREFRQQLEDNLEALVELEADDLRAWLKERAMGDRNLAFVAYTNSPEAEAISEQDFRRQLAEHNGPGVYASMIDFTPITKLIDFELPAGKITQEKKIPALGATEWTLSNGMKVIYKNLAKELKGEVLFLASAKGGQSIVKPRDLASFSAMQSLIMASGLYKYNRNQLAQWLRRRPMEVNLSITEYMDGMQARSKTDGVDDLFSYLYLVLNKQQFNYLIFNKWLQRKRYIYASQPQQGREAVDREIRELLNPITEANPREDQAFYDKMNLHDVRRLYEEHFGDASQMAGCLVGDISEAEAKRIVTTYLAALPGDPKAPRRSYTIRDHSSRERVIERTFEVDTEGDLGEVELSFLGDKKLSERERLALGLLEPLLQNRLFDELREKEQGTYSIAVKTSYTDEPLASSSLSIHFITSRAKADHLKARTYEILRSIAAGKIDRDEYKKVHIPQVLDEEAEEKAAGNELGLGDWIALLNAYAETGKAPDLSKKAPGQEVKVSAVTAQDLSALLKKLLDEGKRRDIVVKSIAPEAKTWEH; the protein is encoded by the coding sequence ATGACGATCAAGACACCACAAGCCACCCGCCTGGCTAAACGCATCCTGATAGCAGCTGCCGTAGGAGGCCTCTCCTTCGCCTCCCTCGCTGCCCAAGTCTCTACGCTACGTACCGGCCGCCTGCCCAACGGACTGACCTACTACATCAGCCGCGACGCTGGCGCCTCCCAGGGTACAGCACACTTCTTCCTCCTGCAGAATGTAGGAGCCATCCTCGAGGGCGAGCAGCAGAATGGCCTAGCTCACTACCTGGAGCACATGGCCTTCGAAGCCACCGAGCACTTCCCAGGAGGGGTGATGAACTTCCTCCGTGCCCGCGGCCTCTATAGCTTCGATGCCCGCACAGGGACGGACGACACCCGCTACAGCATCCTCGACGTCCCCACCGCCGAGCGCGGCCTCACCGACTCCGTGCTCCTCATCCTCAAGGACTGGTGCAATGGCATCTCCATCACCGAGAAGGATACGGAGAAGCAGCGTGGTATCATCATCGAGGAGTGGCGCCAGCGTGGCGGCATCGACAAGCGCCTCAGTGACAGCATCGCTGGCGTCATCTACAACGGCTCGCAATACGCTCGGCGCAATGTCATCGGCAGCCTCGACGTGCTGAAGACTTTCAAGTATCGCGACATCCAGGCCTTCTACAAGACCTGGTACCGCCCCGACCTGCAGTGCGTCATCATCGTCGGGGACATCGACCCTGCGGCCTACGAGCAGCAGGTGCAGAAGCTTTTCTCCTCGCTCCCCGCAGCACGCAAGGCCAAGGAGCGCCCTGCCTTCACCATAGCTGATAACGAGCAGCCCCTCTACTACCGCTTCATCGACAAGGAGAACCGCTTCCACTCCTACGGACTTTACCAGCGCGTAGCTACCCCCACCAACCGCTCTACGGCAGAGGCGACGAAGGACTATCTCCTCGGTCAGCTCTTCAATACTCTTGCGCCACAGTTCTTCGCTCGCCTGCGCAACAATGGGGAGGAGGCTAATATCGCCGTCTCGGTGAGCTACTCACCGCTGGTACGTGGCTACGCTCAGTTTGCTTGGGACTTCGTGCCCTACTCGGGTCAGGATGAGTACGCCTTTGCGCAGATCCTCATGAGTAGAGCTATGATACCCTACGACTTCATCATCGATGAGGCCTTCAAGGCAGAGAAGCAGAAGCTCTACGAGGGGATGAAGGAGGTACTGAGTGACGACAAGGGCCTGGGGACACCGCAGAACTTCATCGACATCTACCGCAACAACTACCTCTACGGGACGCCGATGCGTGAGTTCCGTCAGCAGCTCGAGGACAACCTCGAGGCACTGGTAGAGCTGGAGGCTGACGACCTACGCGCTTGGCTCAAAGAGCGTGCGATGGGTGATCGCAACCTCGCCTTCGTGGCTTACACGAATAGCCCCGAAGCAGAGGCTATCTCCGAGCAGGATTTCCGTCGCCAACTAGCGGAACACAATGGTCCCGGCGTCTATGCCTCAATGATAGATTTCACACCTATCACTAAGCTCATTGACTTCGAGCTCCCCGCAGGGAAGATCACTCAGGAGAAGAAGATCCCCGCGCTCGGCGCTACCGAGTGGACGCTCTCCAATGGCATGAAGGTGATCTATAAGAACCTAGCTAAGGAGCTCAAGGGTGAAGTACTCTTCCTCGCCTCGGCTAAGGGTGGTCAGTCCATCGTCAAGCCTCGGGATCTAGCTTCCTTCTCTGCGATGCAGAGCCTCATCATGGCTTCTGGTCTCTACAAGTACAACCGCAACCAGCTTGCTCAGTGGCTGCGTAGACGCCCTATGGAGGTCAACCTCTCCATCACGGAGTACATGGACGGGATGCAGGCACGTAGCAAGACCGACGGTGTAGACGACCTCTTCTCCTACCTCTATCTTGTACTCAACAAGCAACAATTCAATTATCTAATCTTCAATAAGTGGCTCCAGCGCAAGCGCTATATATATGCCTCACAGCCCCAGCAAGGACGTGAGGCGGTCGATCGTGAGATACGTGAGCTCCTGAATCCCATCACCGAGGCCAATCCTCGTGAAGATCAGGCCTTCTATGACAAGATGAATCTGCACGATGTGCGCCGCCTCTACGAAGAGCACTTCGGTGACGCCTCCCAGATGGCGGGCTGTCTCGTCGGGGATATCAGCGAGGCCGAGGCCAAGCGTATCGTCACGACCTACCTAGCCGCTCTGCCTGGCGACCCCAAGGCACCACGCCGCAGCTACACGATCCGCGACCACAGCTCCCGCGAGCGCGTCATCGAGCGCACCTTCGAGGTAGACACTGAGGGGGATCTCGGCGAGGTCGAGCTCTCCTTCCTCGGCGACAAGAAGCTCAGCGAGCGCGAGCGCCTAGCACTCGGGCTCCTCGAGCCCCTGCTGCAGAACCGCCTCTTCGATGAGCTCCGCGAGAAGGAGCAGGGCACCTACAGCATCGCCGTCAAGACGAGCTATACCGACGAGCCCCTAGCGAGCAGCAGCCTCTCGATCCACTTCATCACCTCCCGAGCCAAGGCCGACCACCTCAAGGCGCGCACCTATGAGATCCTCCGCTCCATCGCTGCGGGCAAGATCGACCGCGACGAGTACAAGAAGGTGCACATCCCTCAGGTCCTCGACGAAGAGGCCGAGGAGAAGGCTGCAGGCAATGAGCTAGGGCTCGGCGACTGGATCGCGCTGCTGAACGCCTATGCCGAGACGGGCAAGGCACCAGACCTCTCCAAGAAGGCTCCAGGGCAGGAGGTCAAGGTATCGGCGGTCACCGCCCAAGACCTCTCCGCACTCCTGAAGAAGCTCCTCGACGAGGGCAAGCGCCGCGACATCGTGGTCAAGAGCATCGCCCCCGAGGCCAAGACCTGGGAGCACTAG